Genomic segment of Mercurialis annua linkage group LG6, ddMerAnnu1.2, whole genome shotgun sequence:
CTCTTGTTTTCTCtacttcaaaaattaattattttttaaggaattaataataataaaaaaagatgatgcagctcaaaaaaaaattcatattgtTCATTTTTTCTTCTCTCATCTCAATCATTGCAGACTGCCAAGACCTCTCTCCTTCTTCTTCACCTTCTCCTTCTCCTTTGCCAATTTCTACTATAGCTGATCCTCCTACGCAGTTTTATTCAACAACGGACTCACCTGCGGAATCTCCGTTATCAGATTCACCTGCGGAATCTCCATTTTCAAATTCACCTGCTGAATCTCCATCGTCATTATATCCACCTGACACTGACTCACCTGCATCATCATCGTCGTTATTTCCACCTGACTCTGACTCACCTGCATCATCATCGTCGTTATTTCCACCTGACTCTGACTCACCTGCACCATCATCGTCATTATTTGCACCCGATGCTGACTCATCTGCACCATCATCGTCATTATTTGCACCCGACTCTGACTCACCCGACGTTGACTCACCTGCATCATCATCGTCATCCCCCGCCTCTGATTCTACCGCCCAACCACCGAGTGTATTGCCAATACTATTCAACCAAATGCCAGCTCCGGCGCACAATCCCGTACTGCTGAAAGTTTGCGGAACAACCGATCATCCATTAGAATGTCTCACCTCAATCTCTATGTTCCAGACTGGAGAATCCGATCCTATATCCGTCTTGAAAATGGAAATGCAAGCTCTGCATAAAGGATTCGAAAAAGCATTAGCACACGCAAGAAAAATGTGCGCGAATCCCGCTACACCGAAATCTACTAAAGCCTGTTTGGATACATGCGCAGAAATGTATGATTCAGGACTAACTGATATTGAAGATGCAATTACTGCACTTTCAAATCATGATATTGATAAGCTTAAAACTGTACTCAGTGCCACTGTATCAGATATTGATACATGTGATGAAGCATTTCTTGAAGAATCTGATATGAACTCTCCAATGAAGGAGTTTGATAATGAACTCAGTATGATTGCTAGCAACAATTTGGCTATTACTGAAGCTTTGCTTAAATAGATATTTAACAACGgctaatttaataattacaaattattATACTTGTTTATAGTATAGTAATGCTATATAAACCATCTATTTTAACCCATTTTCTTGTACGACGTGACAATTAGAGAGTGGATGGTTTTTGGGATATacatttttgaaagaaaattgaaTATATTATCACGTAAGGAGAGTTACAGAAGATGGATTAAAAAAGTGGGTTATAAAGCATTTTTCTTTATAGTGTGTAGTATGTACTTGTTCTTGTAGCTTTTGACGAATCGGAGCTCAAAATTACGTGCAATGCCCTTTTCTTTTTAAACATAAGAATTGTCATGATCTTTATTTCTCCTTCTGATGAGATGTGCTCAAATCTCAACATAATAaacattttataattgattagtaaaaaattaatagtatctattatttaaaattcaattactGTAATGTAGTGgacttaaataaatattatgtgaatcatcataatatttttttaacataaagTTTCTATGAGAGACAATATTTGTCGATGGTTATAACGATTCATCAATGTACAATTTATTATTATCTAAATCGAGTTATCATAACCCATTTCGTATAAATAAAACTcagtaaaatttatataaaaaaaattataaaaaaagactTGATCACcaaaaaagtaatatttttaatttttttaatggttttatttttcaaaatcctcgattttagccaatttttcaattttcatttttaattgtaGTAATGTTCAAATTaaagtgaaaaatttaaataaacctTTTATATCGCTTCATATTGTTCTAATTAGCATTTTTATCATAGATAGTTTAAATATGAAGCAATACGAAGGGTatatttgaatttcaatttaaacGAATTGCTATggttgaaattgaaaaataagctAAAATTATGGATTTTGAAGATAAGGTCCTAaacaaaaaagtcaaaaagtggagtatttttaaataactaaacCTAAATATAATATAGATAAACTAAAAGTTTATGCTGATTGTATCACCCTTCAATCAAAAAGGTATATTATTCTGTAAATGTGTATCGAAAAACTCCTAATAAGTTAACTAAAAAgcgagaaaatattttttttatctagtactgaaatcttataaaattaggtcaaattaattatgttattcttacttaataaaaaaatttcctgatatttgattaaatttagtAATACACCCTCCTTCAATTATAATATTAGTTgatttggttaaaaaaaattgattataaataatacaaagtaTTTTGattccttaatttatttattttttataaaaattcatttttttaataaattagacatattttaaaaagtaaattaaaatattcatcaataattaattatatatgaaaaaaaatcctaataaaTAAAAGGCGTATGAGTATATTTCATTTATACCTCTTGAACCAGAAACAATACTAAATGATGTTGATCTATCAAACAAATGTTTGCGGTCCTCTattaaaattggattttttaatgtatttatacCACGTAATAAGTtattaataaatagtttatactgCAAGGTGGTGAAATAAGTTAacctatttttttctttcaaattggatatattatttcaaaatgGTAAAGCATGAGAAGATGATGAAGGATAGCTTTAGATTTTACAGAATTTCAATGTGCAAAATGAAGTAGTTTTAATCGAGTCGAGACATTTTAGAGTGTAATACAGATAATTTTGATGATCTATGGTACATTTTCGGCATCCAATTcagaaataatattatttaaaaatagttcaaaTGGTTTAAAAATTAGACAATAGATTATTCAGTTGCGTTAATTAAACTTTCTATAAATGCTCTTTCTTTCcaattattattaaaagaaattatctCAAAAGTAATATTAATAATTCAATTTGTCAGAAATTATAATGGGCATTGCGTATtgttaaaattcaaatatattaatatttatgctgtaatttatatttaattcgaATTTATagtagaaaaaaataattgtttgtatttatatttttaatcaaaataataaatatatctttaaaaataatttatggtGATAAAACTATTCATTTTATAGTTCATGacaaatatatacaatttttattttaaatttattttcgaaTACATATCGTCATTTTAAACTCAAATCATCctttctaaattaaaataaaaaaaaattcaaaaaaaaaattaaaattaaaaatattaattttataaaattaaaattaaattaattatgaaaataaaataaatttattataaataaaaattgacagattaaattattataattatttaaaaaatatatttattgttttgattaaaaaCACGTAGCATATTTTTGCCtatatattaactaaaataattttcacATAAACTATATTATAGGAAgagttcaaataaaaatttcccTTGAATTAAATGTTAAATGCTGCGCAGGCATAAGACACGTGTGAAAAACTAATAGACAAACCACAAACTAACGTAAACGGAGGGTGCGTAGAATCTTAACGTCCACACATCCTCGCAGTTTCAAAGACGAGAAAGGAAACAGaaaggaaaaaatttaaacaatttcttaaatattttaacaaaagaaTGGAAGCAATGAAAAAGAAGGAAAGAGAAAGGTTTGGGTTCAGTGAGTTAAGAAACGAGTTGAGTCGGCATATATTGCACTCGACCAAATTAAAAATCCTAGCCCAAGAAggaagacaaaaaaaaaaaaaaacagagtaAGTGTAATTTGTAGGTGTGGCAATAGCCAAAAAATGGAGAACAAGGAGGAGATAATAAGTCCCTTTACCTCTCTTATTCTCATTCccatcattcttcttcttctcattCTTTTCCTAACCCTAATTTTATACCGTGACCAAATAAACCTAAGAAAAAACTTAGTTATATCTCAATTATTGTCCTTCTCTTCTATATTCTCGTTATTTCTCTTCTCTTTGCTCTCTGGTTCCTTGGGTTTTCTCGTTTTCTCGAGGTAACGCATCTCTCTCTATTTTTTGCAGCGTTTTCAGAAAATTTtgtgttttggtttggttttatgTGTTCTTCTTCGTTGTTATGATTGATCAATTATTGGGTTTGTGTTCAATTTTTGATTGCTATGGTGTTTTTTctcttcttgttcttcaatTGATGTTTTGATGCTTACATGTTTTGTTCGATTATgttgattttttcaatttttgttcaTACGGGTGTGATTATTACTTTATTAGGGCAAATTATTCAATTAGACTCTAGTTTTCATCTGCTGGATTGATATTTGCTGCAATGTGGGTTGATTTGATTCCATGTAAGCTGCTTATGGCTGCCGTTTGTTTGTTAATTCTTTTCATGATGTTGTTAACTTGTTTTCGTGGTCAACAAgtattttgtattgttttgttgtattttatgGCAATGTAATGTTTGTTGAGCTCTTTGTTTGGTTTAAGTGCTCATTGGTTTTATCTTTGATGCAGTAGTTTTAGAGGACTTTGGACGGCATATGATTTTATATGGTTAACAAAGTTTCATCGATGGAAGAGTGTGATGTTCGTTTGGGTCAATGTCATTTTGACAATGGTGGAACTGCTGTAAAAAGGAAAAGAACGCAAACGTCTCGTCGGCCTAAACCTGATTCACAACCAGCTAGTCTTGATCATTCACCATCGTCGACCACACCGCCTTCGGATGAGTTCGATAGTAGTTCTGGCAGGCAAGAGTTTAATATTAATGCGTGCACGTCAAGGGTTTCTTCTGCTACTGTAGCTGCACATGAAAAGAACCATTTGAAGCGCAACGAGAGTGGAAGATTCTGCAGTAATGAGTCAGGGAGAAGTACAAATGGTAGTAGACGCTTCAGCGAAGGTGTGCTTGCCCCTGCTAATAGGAAAAACACAAGCAAGTTGAAGGACTTTTGCGACTCAGAGTCAGTAAATGCAACTAATTGCCCTGGAAAAAATGGTGAAAGGAAAAATTTAGAGCAGCCAGAAGTACTTTTAGATGCTTTAGTTAATGAAAACAAGGTAAAAAAGGTTAAGCTCAAAGTTGGTGGTATCACACGAACAATTCATTCCAACTTGACAGCTAATGGTTCGACACAGAACTCTCAGTTATCAGAAACTTCCAGAGTTAAGCATAAGCCTCAGGTACGTTTGTACGCTTAACTCGCGTTGGTGTAGCATGCATGTGTGCCCATGTTTTATACACGTTTTGTGTGCGCATTTGTGCGCACATGCATTGTATGTCCCTTATATTAAATTGTCTAATATCTGAAATCATGAATAGTTTACGTTAGGTGTTTGGCGATCATCTACTAATATCTAATACTTTATTTTCTTAAAGTAATTCACGTATTTCAATATGTAAGTGTGCATAGAGCACATTACCATATCTTTTAGAGCTAGGTATCTTTTATTTTGTCTTACCTTGTTATGCCTTATGATTTTTAATCTCAGTTGTCAACACTGATTTCTGGCTGCGCTCATAGATTTATGTTCTTTGATttctttccctttttagctaattttaCACGTTACTTAACTTTTTTGGAGAAACATTATTCTTTTATATGAATGTGCATATCTCACCTAATTACTGTTCTCATTATTTAGTAACCTCAGAATCCCTTGTGATCTCGTCATTTCTTATACTTATTGCAGGAGAATTTAGACGAAAATCATgctgttttaaaaaataagattgCTTTGCGAGGAGTTCCTTGGAAGGATTTTTCAACTGGTAGCTTTTGTCTTGGGAAAGAGAGCACTTTCATGGGGAAAGTTTCTGGAAAGAATGCATCGGGAAAACAAGGAGAAAAATCTGAAACAGTTCGTAAGAGTAAGCGGCCCCTCAAGAGACGCCTGTTGGATGAGGAAATTGGTGAAGACTCTGAGGATGATGAGATACGATACCTTGAGAAGctgaaaaatccaaaatttactGGTGGATTTAAAGATGATGAAGAATCAAGCAGGAAACAGCGGAGGCTGTCTAGCATGTCTGATATTGGTGCTTCAAAATTGGTAAAAGATGGAAAGAAGAACTCATCGGATAGGGCGTC
This window contains:
- the LOC126687090 gene encoding cell wall protein RBR3-like produces the protein MMQLKKKFILFIFSSLISIIADCQDLSPSSSPSPSPLPISTIADPPTQFYSTTDSPAESPLSDSPAESPFSNSPAESPSSLYPPDTDSPASSSSLFPPDSDSPASSSSLFPPDSDSPAPSSSLFAPDADSSAPSSSLFAPDSDSPDVDSPASSSSSPASDSTAQPPSVLPILFNQMPAPAHNPVLLKVCGTTDHPLECLTSISMFQTGESDPISVLKMEMQALHKGFEKALAHARKMCANPATPKSTKACLDTCAEMYDSGLTDIEDAITALSNHDIDKLKTVLSATVSDIDTCDEAFLEESDMNSPMKEFDNELSMIASNNLAITEALLK
- the LOC126653751 gene encoding uncharacterized protein LOC126653751, with the translated sequence MVNKVSSMEECDVRLGQCHFDNGGTAVKRKRTQTSRRPKPDSQPASLDHSPSSTTPPSDEFDSSSGRQEFNINACTSRVSSATVAAHEKNHLKRNESGRFCSNESGRSTNGSRRFSEGVLAPANRKNTSKLKDFCDSESVNATNCPGKNGERKNLEQPEVLLDALVNENKVKKVKLKVGGITRTIHSNLTANGSTQNSQLSETSRVKHKPQENLDENHAVLKNKIALRGVPWKDFSTGSFCLGKESTFMGKVSGKNASGKQGEKSETVRKSKRPLKRRLLDEEIGEDSEDDEIRYLEKLKNPKFTGGFKDDEESSRKQRRLSSMSDIGASKLVKDGKKNSSDRASEEIDVEEEDLGSEGELEGNKKKQKKESVEALMDDKREMTLTTRQRALQSSRDGSASGANLIEFPNGLPPAPSRKQKEKLTETEQQLRKAEAAQKRRIQVENAARVSQAEAIKKILCQESSRKKREEKNKKRLEEIAQERAANALTLPPNTIRCVTGATGTVVTFSNDMGLPSLFSKPCSYPPPRENCAGPSCTNPYKYRDSKSKLPLCSLQCYKAVQEQTKAEASC